In Salisediminibacterium beveridgei, one DNA window encodes the following:
- a CDS encoding ThiF family adenylyltransferase, with protein sequence MTERYSRQTRFPGIGPDGQKKIADSEVLIAGAGALGSAAAEMLTRAGVGKITIVDRDYVEASNLQRQQLYTEADAKERMPKAAAAEKRLKEINTEIDITGVIGEITPDLLASYDHVDVIVDGLDNFETRMVINDACLKANIPFVYGACVSSYGLSYTVLPGEKPCLQCILGTVAPGGETCDTAGIIAPAVQMTASYQTAEVLKLLAGAREHLRGGLVQYDIWRNETRTIDVDRLKRDECPSCGKDPVYPNLERSARTQTAVLCGRDTVQIRPARQVAFEELRQTLAPYDLQENPYLMQVILEGHRVVLFHDGRALVHNTQEPAAALSLYQRYIGS encoded by the coding sequence ATGACGGAGCGGTATTCAAGACAGACCCGATTCCCGGGCATCGGTCCTGACGGTCAGAAAAAAATCGCAGATTCAGAAGTTCTGATTGCCGGAGCAGGGGCGCTTGGAAGTGCGGCGGCAGAGATGCTGACAAGAGCGGGCGTCGGCAAGATCACCATCGTTGACCGTGATTATGTCGAAGCGTCCAATCTGCAAAGGCAGCAACTCTATACCGAAGCGGATGCCAAAGAACGCATGCCAAAAGCAGCTGCCGCAGAAAAACGGTTGAAAGAAATCAACACAGAGATCGACATCACCGGTGTAATCGGTGAAATCACGCCGGATCTCCTCGCATCTTATGACCACGTCGATGTCATCGTGGATGGGCTGGACAATTTTGAGACCAGAATGGTGATCAATGACGCATGTCTCAAAGCAAATATTCCCTTCGTCTATGGCGCCTGTGTGTCTTCCTACGGTCTCTCTTATACGGTTCTTCCCGGTGAAAAACCGTGCCTGCAGTGCATTCTTGGCACGGTCGCACCAGGCGGGGAGACGTGTGATACTGCGGGGATTATCGCTCCGGCGGTGCAGATGACCGCTTCATATCAGACCGCCGAAGTCTTGAAGCTCCTGGCCGGAGCCAGAGAGCATCTCCGAGGTGGACTGGTTCAATACGACATCTGGCGTAACGAAACCCGCACCATCGATGTGGACCGTCTAAAAAGAGACGAATGTCCAAGCTGCGGCAAGGATCCCGTTTATCCGAATCTGGAAAGAAGCGCACGGACACAGACGGCTGTCCTCTGCGGAAGGGATACGGTGCAGATCAGACCGGCGCGCCAAGTCGCTTTTGAAGAACTGCGGCAAACACTCGCTCCTTATGATCTTCAAGAAAATCCGTACCTGATGCAGGTGATTCTTGAAGGACACCGGGTCGTCCTCTTTCACGATGGACGGGCACTGGTGCACAACACGCAGGAGCCGGCAGCGGCCCTGTCACTTTACCAGCGCTATATTGGAAGTTGA
- a CDS encoding thiazole synthase has protein sequence MLKIGEKKLNSRLMLGTGKYDNTDVQKRAVEASNTNVLTFAVRRMSLENAAEDAFAGLDLDRFELLPNTAGASTAEEAVRTAKLAREAGLCDMIKVEVIGCSKTLLPDPVETLKASEELLADGFTVLTYTSDDVVLARKLQEMGCHAVMPAASPIGSGLGIVNPYNLRHIVDQAEVPIIVDAGLGSPADATFAMELGADGVLLNSAVARAQDPVKMAEAMKLAVEAGRLGFEAGRIPKKMTATASSPLEGVSPTS, from the coding sequence ATGCTTAAAATTGGAGAAAAGAAACTGAATTCAAGACTGATGCTCGGAACTGGGAAATATGACAACACCGATGTGCAAAAACGTGCTGTGGAAGCTTCAAATACGAATGTACTCACCTTTGCTGTTAGGCGCATGTCGTTGGAAAACGCTGCAGAAGATGCTTTTGCGGGACTCGATCTGGACCGCTTTGAGCTCTTGCCGAATACGGCAGGTGCCTCTACAGCAGAAGAAGCAGTCCGGACAGCCAAACTGGCCAGAGAAGCGGGCCTGTGCGACATGATTAAGGTTGAAGTGATCGGTTGCAGCAAAACACTTCTTCCAGACCCGGTGGAAACGCTGAAAGCATCCGAGGAGCTGCTGGCGGACGGTTTCACCGTGCTCACGTATACGTCAGATGATGTGGTACTGGCGAGAAAGCTGCAGGAAATGGGCTGTCACGCGGTCATGCCCGCAGCCTCACCGATCGGTTCGGGTCTCGGGATTGTGAATCCGTATAATCTTCGGCATATTGTCGATCAGGCAGAAGTGCCGATCATCGTGGACGCAGGTCTCGGCAGCCCGGCTGATGCCACATTCGCCATGGAACTCGGTGCAGACGGCGTGCTGCTCAATTCCGCTGTCGCCCGTGCCCAAGATCCGGTGAAGATGGCAGAAGCGATGAAACTGGCCGTTGAAGCCGGTCGCCTTGGTTTCGAAGCCGGCCGGATCCCGAAAAAGATGACGGCCACGGCCAGCAGTCCACTTGAAGGAGTGAGCCCTACCTCATGA
- the thiS gene encoding sulfur carrier protein ThiS yields MKLLINGKEETLEEGGTVEELLTQYGAVNGRVAVEHNGTILKKEEWAMTPVKDGDKLEIVHFVGGG; encoded by the coding sequence ATGAAACTGCTCATTAACGGTAAGGAAGAGACGCTTGAAGAAGGAGGTACTGTCGAAGAGCTGCTGACGCAATACGGTGCAGTAAACGGCAGGGTTGCAGTAGAGCATAACGGAACCATCCTGAAAAAAGAAGAGTGGGCAATGACGCCTGTAAAAGATGGAGACAAGCTTGAAATCGTTCATTTTGTAGGAGGCGGATAA
- the thiO gene encoding glycine oxidase ThiO → MQHLIVIGGGIIGLSTAVHALEKGMRVTLLEKGLTGRGATHAAAGMLGAQTELHTGEDALSFALDARKYWHTFHAELENWSGIFTGYRQEGAFRAAFDDREAADLEKLAAAHEKAGAICRWIDSPDALLPDASAILHFPEEAQVDARLSAEAMKRSLLHLGGELHEDTTVTGYTKTAVGWRVHTGSETFEGDKVLAAPGVAGLPAGGGPDVYPVKGECVALLPEKQPFSETIVTEDVYLVPKADGRIIIGASETPHDTTEHVTAAAVTRLLAAAVTLVPELASAAVHETWSGIRPQHKSGIPEVSEWEDNFFVSLGHYRNGILLSGLTGNLLADWIAGHGKPDQLKIFSKEEVRS, encoded by the coding sequence ATGCAGCACCTGATTGTGATTGGTGGCGGGATCATCGGATTATCAACGGCCGTTCATGCACTGGAAAAAGGCATGCGCGTTACACTGCTTGAAAAGGGGCTTACAGGACGCGGCGCCACTCACGCAGCTGCGGGCATGCTTGGGGCGCAGACCGAACTGCATACAGGAGAAGATGCACTTTCCTTTGCCCTGGATGCACGGAAATACTGGCACACCTTCCATGCTGAATTGGAAAACTGGAGCGGTATTTTCACAGGATACAGACAAGAGGGGGCCTTCCGGGCTGCGTTTGACGACCGGGAAGCGGCTGACCTCGAAAAGCTTGCCGCAGCTCACGAGAAGGCAGGTGCCATTTGCAGGTGGATCGATTCCCCGGATGCGTTACTTCCGGATGCGTCGGCAATCCTGCACTTTCCCGAAGAGGCCCAGGTCGATGCCCGCCTGTCAGCGGAAGCGATGAAGCGCTCATTATTGCATCTCGGTGGCGAGCTTCATGAAGACACGACAGTGACCGGCTATACGAAAACGGCTGTTGGCTGGCGCGTTCACACAGGCTCAGAAACCTTTGAAGGAGACAAGGTCCTGGCGGCACCGGGTGTGGCGGGACTTCCTGCAGGCGGAGGACCGGATGTCTACCCGGTGAAAGGAGAATGTGTCGCTCTCTTGCCAGAGAAGCAGCCTTTTTCCGAAACGATTGTCACCGAGGACGTCTATCTTGTACCGAAAGCAGACGGGCGGATCATTATTGGTGCATCCGAAACACCTCATGATACGACGGAACATGTCACCGCAGCGGCGGTGACGAGGCTCCTTGCTGCGGCAGTGACCCTTGTTCCTGAACTGGCCAGTGCTGCAGTGCATGAAACCTGGTCCGGGATCCGGCCGCAGCACAAAAGTGGCATCCCGGAAGTTTCGGAGTGGGAAGACAACTTTTTTGTCAGCCTCGGGCACTACCGAAACGGGATTTTGTTGTCGGGACTGACCGGAAATCTTCTGGCAGACTGGATTGCAGGACACGGAAAACCGGATCAGTTGAAGATTTTTTCAAAGGAGGAAGTGCGATCATGA
- a CDS encoding thiamine phosphate synthase, with protein sequence MSRTGFVKAAGMAAPWLDAVHLREPDWSEAATIRTSAEWRLDTTLLINAKTPGAQKSASGLHLPEPVPFHRKMAGRSVHSPEAAIKAEQEGATYVIAGPFRNPLSKQVNSILGRKGLEDICQSVKIPVIAVGGIQQGMLSEVMDTGAAGIAVISAVFKSDDPARAAYELREEAMTCST encoded by the coding sequence ATGTCACGAACAGGATTTGTAAAAGCAGCTGGGATGGCTGCACCTTGGCTGGATGCCGTTCACCTGAGAGAACCGGATTGGTCTGAAGCCGCAACGATCAGGACATCAGCCGAATGGAGACTGGACACAACACTTCTCATAAACGCAAAAACACCGGGCGCACAAAAATCCGCTTCAGGACTGCATTTGCCTGAACCAGTACCCTTTCACAGGAAAATGGCAGGCAGATCCGTTCATTCACCTGAAGCGGCCATCAAAGCGGAACAAGAGGGTGCCACTTACGTTATTGCAGGACCTTTCCGAAATCCGTTATCCAAACAGGTCAACTCGATTCTCGGACGAAAGGGATTGGAGGATATCTGTCAGTCTGTAAAGATCCCGGTTATTGCCGTCGGTGGCATTCAGCAGGGGATGCTGAGCGAAGTGATGGACACCGGCGCTGCTGGTATCGCAGTCATTTCTGCCGTTTTCAAAAGCGACGATCCGGCACGTGCAGCGTACGAACTGAGAGAGGAGGCGATGACATGCAGCACCTGA
- a CDS encoding SDR family NAD(P)-dependent oxidoreductase, with amino-acid sequence MNVLLTGATGFLGTDIAERLAQKGHTVYTLIRNEAKANEWLKTLSSKTQKAVRFVFGDLMKPSGGLTENRITALSGEIDSVIHSAAYLSFDASERDRVFQINYEGTKELLHIADRLDVKTFLHVSTAYTLGMDNAGVESLYPPENRDFVNAYEESKCYAEHEVMAYQDRFHVAVLRPAIIVGNSETGEADSTFGLYGVMRAVELMKRHVQKKRQSTLDSFKIVISEEDKTHLVPVDYVADIITGALTNSSNGSIYNITNPSPPTNGMIMSAIRDGFNFKELEWIPFNETDQLSKLEQKMNEPLAVFEPYLNRTIDFADKNTKVLLERMHLNSLAMDRDMLDRIVSGFRNRHSEPERV; translated from the coding sequence ATGAATGTACTATTAACAGGCGCGACCGGATTTCTGGGCACCGATATTGCAGAACGCCTCGCCCAAAAAGGTCATACCGTTTATACGTTAATCCGAAACGAAGCGAAGGCAAACGAATGGCTGAAAACACTGTCTTCCAAAACACAGAAAGCGGTTCGATTTGTGTTCGGAGACTTGATGAAACCGTCAGGCGGATTGACAGAAAACCGGATCACGGCTCTTTCAGGCGAAATCGACAGTGTGATTCATTCAGCCGCGTATTTATCATTTGACGCTTCAGAACGTGACCGGGTATTTCAAATCAATTATGAAGGCACGAAAGAGCTGCTACACATAGCCGATCGTCTGGACGTGAAAACCTTTCTTCATGTGAGTACAGCGTATACTCTTGGCATGGACAATGCGGGAGTTGAATCCCTCTATCCCCCGGAAAACCGGGATTTTGTCAATGCGTATGAAGAAAGCAAATGCTATGCAGAACACGAAGTCATGGCGTATCAGGACCGTTTTCATGTAGCCGTTCTTCGTCCGGCAATCATAGTCGGAAACAGCGAAACCGGAGAAGCGGACTCAACATTCGGTCTTTATGGCGTGATGCGTGCCGTCGAATTGATGAAGCGGCATGTGCAGAAGAAGCGCCAGTCAACACTCGATTCATTTAAGATTGTGATCAGTGAAGAGGACAAAACCCACCTCGTACCGGTTGATTATGTTGCTGACATTATTACCGGTGCGTTGACAAACAGCAGCAATGGCTCGATCTACAACATTACAAACCCGTCTCCACCGACAAATGGCATGATCATGTCGGCGATTCGGGACGGATTCAATTTTAAAGAGCTTGAATGGATCCCATTTAACGAGACGGATCAGCTGTCAAAACTCGAGCAGAAAATGAATGAACCGCTGGCTGTGTTTGAGCCGTATTTGAACCGGACCATCGACTTTGCGGACAAGAATACGAAGGTGCTGCTGGAGCGAATGCATCTGAACAGTCTGGCGATGGACCGGGACATGCTTGACCGGATCGTGTCCGGCTTTCGAAACCGCCATTCCGAACCGGAACGGGTATAA
- a CDS encoding patatin-like phospholipase family protein → MNGFNLAFSGGGFRAAFFCLGAYRRLVQLGIHDQAKMISTVSGGSITAAVIMKELSKGPFHDLHDFDARVKTPMKEFGSKGFRNKVIRHAILPPRWPFWPVLPRSRFSRHAPITLEKTLLSKLLMDGESRNGLMMDQLPPHPVWICNATNLHTLKRISFSRTKIRDEVFGDSRDVSDISIAQVVAASAAFPLLFDPINLNVKDRSFDKTKKQYSFFRLTDGGVYDNLGSEEFLTKTDKQLKNPEPYMIFDASARRKPWSSDKRVTWTERQLRVLSVSMDQVAELRKKLIRKHDSKGVQLLNVETINENKWFQTNYWQHYFKLKGVNRHLDLPSYPDDYADIERMLADVRTDLDKFSEIEMEMLMWAGALRADLGSKVLFSAEEFDKMPLKVPRHEVPDIADYNPGNLNLEAIRNGLKNSHKRRIIR, encoded by the coding sequence ATGAATGGGTTTAATCTGGCTTTTTCTGGCGGCGGTTTTCGTGCAGCTTTTTTCTGTCTCGGTGCCTATCGAAGACTCGTTCAGCTCGGGATACACGATCAGGCGAAAATGATCAGCACTGTGTCAGGTGGCAGCATAACCGCAGCAGTCATTATGAAAGAGCTGAGTAAAGGACCCTTTCATGATTTACACGATTTTGATGCTCGTGTGAAAACACCGATGAAAGAATTCGGCAGCAAAGGTTTCCGTAATAAAGTCATCCGTCATGCTATCCTTCCACCACGTTGGCCATTTTGGCCAGTTTTACCCCGTTCCAGATTCAGCAGGCATGCCCCCATCACACTTGAAAAGACTTTACTGAGTAAATTACTGATGGACGGTGAGAGCAGGAATGGGTTGATGATGGACCAGCTCCCCCCACATCCTGTATGGATTTGTAACGCTACAAATCTTCACACTCTGAAAAGAATTTCCTTCAGCAGAACAAAAATCCGTGACGAAGTTTTCGGAGATTCCCGCGATGTATCGGATATTTCCATCGCTCAGGTCGTTGCTGCTTCAGCTGCTTTTCCGTTGCTGTTTGACCCGATAAACCTGAATGTGAAAGATCGCTCCTTTGATAAGACCAAAAAACAATATTCATTTTTCCGGCTGACTGATGGAGGCGTCTATGACAACCTCGGTTCAGAAGAATTTCTGACGAAAACCGATAAGCAATTGAAAAATCCTGAGCCGTATATGATTTTCGACGCTTCTGCACGGCGAAAGCCATGGAGCAGTGACAAAAGAGTGACCTGGACTGAAAGGCAGTTAAGAGTATTGAGCGTGAGTATGGATCAAGTGGCGGAATTAAGAAAGAAACTGATCCGAAAACATGATTCCAAAGGGGTTCAATTGCTCAATGTTGAAACGATCAATGAAAATAAATGGTTTCAGACGAACTACTGGCAACATTATTTTAAGCTCAAAGGGGTAAACCGCCATCTCGATCTTCCTTCCTATCCAGATGATTACGCTGATATCGAAAGAATGCTCGCCGATGTGCGGACAGACTTGGATAAATTCAGCGAGATCGAAATGGAGATGCTCATGTGGGCAGGTGCCTTGAGAGCCGATCTTGGATCCAAGGTGCTGTTTTCCGCTGAAGAATTTGATAAGATGCCTCTAAAGGTCCCCCGTCATGAGGTACCGGATATTGCAGATTACAACCCTGGGAATCTGAATTTAGAAGCGATACGAAATGGGCTGAAAAATTCACACAAACGTCGGATCATAAGATGA